A genomic segment from Malus domestica chromosome 05, GDT2T_hap1 encodes:
- the LOC103402224 gene encoding uncharacterized protein, whose translation MSYGVWRRRQVSVGSILIVCALCAGTGLLMLNLRQVDPPTSPDFYMQIGNLDSKSENGDGFELETEPQSKSKRNSSSCATVEEMGKKFEGGGFWDESLRVRKFIQHHFDLNGASRVRNLPPEQFCQHRFVGRQLPIPIFSFTIREIKHLWRLNKCANKNGRQLVMRSDDFKKPAQTNVLCSNCIEWKQPIIWFQGTNDAVAA comes from the coding sequence ATGAGCTATGGCGTTTGGCGAAGGAGGCAGGTGTCCGTCGGATCAATTCTGATAGTCTGTGCGTTGTGTGCTGGAACGGGGCTGTTGATGCTCAACTTACGACAAGTCGATCCTCCGACGAGCCCCGATTTCTATATGCAGATTGGAAATTTGGATTCAAAGTCTGAAAACGGCGACGGATTTGAGCTGGAGACGGAGCCGCAGAGCAAGAGTAAGCGAAATTCGAGCTCGTGCGCGACGGTGGAGGAGATGGGAAAGAAGTTCGAAGGAGGAGGGTTTTGGGATGAGAGTCTCAGAGTCAGGAAGTTTATTCAGCATCACTTTGACTTGAATGGTGCTTCCAGGGTAAGAAATCTTCCACCGGAACAGTTTTGTCAGCACAGATTTGTAGGAAGGCAACTTCCTATTCCAATTTTTTCCTTCACCATCAGAGAAATTAAGCATCTTTGGAGACTTAATAAATGTGCAAACAAGAATGGAAGGCAACTGGTTATGAGAAGTGATGACTTTAAGAAGCCGGCACAGACCAATGTTCTTTGTAGCAACTGCATAGAATGGAAGCAACCCATTATATGGTTCCAAGGGACAAATGATGCTGTGGCAGCCTAG
- the LOC103420905 gene encoding TMV resistance protein N-like — MARDSAPAVFPWKYHVFLSFRGEDTRRGFTDHLYKQLEARGIKTFRDEPELERGTDINPELLKAIEQSRSAIIVLSTNFASSSWCLRELTHIVRCMEEKKRIFPIFYGVEPSDVRHQRGSFGEAFAEHEVNYREHMEEVNEWRKSLERVANLAGWNSKDCRYDTELIQGIVDTLWKEVHPTLSMLDSSERFVGIDSKLKEIDLLLDTDANDVRFIGIWGMGGVGKTTLARLVYERISHDFEGSSFLANVRGVCSKDGIAHLQKQLLSEILWENNIQIWNADSGITRISRCLRNKKVLLILDDVDQSDQLEKLVKQKEWFGSGSRIVITTRDERLLVKHDIEMVYEVKPLTQDEALFLFCRNAFKDDELEEDFLELSKCFISYASGLPLALETLGSFLYKRGRDEWKSALDKLKQAPNTKIFDTLKISYDGLDEFDKRIFLDIACFHNFREKEQVIERLENCGFVGARIVIEVLIEKSLLYKSYKYVSMHDLIQEMAWAIVRQESYDEPGGRSRLWLPHDILHVLTKNTGSEAIEGIVLRLSEFVEAHWNPEAFTKMCKLRLLDIHNVSLSKGPKYLPNALRVLKWSWYPSKCLPPIFQPDELTILSLQHSKIDHLWDGIKCLGKLKSIDLSYSHNLTRTPDFTGIQNLEELVLQGCTNLVKIHSSVAVLKRLRLLNLKDCKSVKSLPNKVEMKSLEVFHISGCSKVKKIPEFVGEMKNFSTLSLSETGVQEIPSSVIRWSLERIDLSGIALRETESSLVSVKNLVLSNFLGCNAPPARSWRSFFTFGEFPAKISHPASVVLASLKDLCFLKELNLTDCNLCEGAIPDDIGSLSFLRVLILRGNQFVSLPESISRLSELLCINLENCKRLKRLPRVPLNGKLQILTYNCTSLEVLPCLPHHCGIPMKLVFVKCLNYGCGGITLHFLYRHGSIFEEKCMCELTWKSKYGYISRSPFGSDTGFKLMSRFGPGTRLGSNMMYSSPGRKMMYSSSESRRKQYGF, encoded by the exons ATGGCCCGGGATTCTGCTCCTGCAGTTTTTCCATGGAAATACCATGTGTTTCTGAGTTTCAGAGGTGAAGACACCCGCCGGGGTTTTACAGATCATTTATACAAACAGTTGGAGGCGCGAGGAATCAAGACTTTCAGGGACGAACCAGAACTTGAACGAGGGACAGATATCAATCCAGAGCTCCTGAAGGCAATTGAGCAATCAAGGTCTGCAATCATAGTTCTTTCGACAAACTTTGCTTCTTCAAGTTGGTGTTTGCGAGAACTTACTCATATTGTTCGTTGCAtggaagagaaaaagagaattttTCCCATTTTTTATGGCGTGGAACCTTCTGATGTACGCCATCAACGAGGGAGTTTTGGCGAAGCCTTTGCGGAACATGAAGTAAATTATCGAGAACACATGGAGGAGGTAAATGAGTGGAGAAAGTCGTTAGAAAGGGTGGCTAATCTCGCTGGGTGGAATTCAAAGGATTGTAG GTATGATACAGAGCTTATCCAAGGAATCGTTGATACACTATGGAAGGAAGTGCATCCTACGTTGTCAATGTTAGATTCCTCAGAGAGGTTTGTCGGAATCGATtctaaattgaaggaaatagaTTTGCTTTTAGATACAGATGCAAACGATGTTCGCTTTATAGGGATATGGGGGATGGGTGGAGTGGGTAAGACAACCCTAGCTAGATTAGTTTACGAGAGAATTTCTCATGATTTTGAAGGTAGCAGCTTTCTTGCTAATGTTAGAGGGGTGTGCTCTAAGGATGGCATAGCTCATCTACAAAAGCAGCTTCTTTCTGAAATCTTATGGGAAAATAACATACAAATTTGGAATGCTGATAGTGGAATCACTAGGATAAGTAGGTGTTTACGTAATAAAAAGGTTCTTCTCATACTCGACGATGTGGATCAATCAGACCAACTGGAAAAGTTGGTCAAACAAAAAGAGTGGTTTGGTTCCGGGAGTAGAATCGTCATTACAACTAGAGATGAACGTTTGTTAGTTAAACATGATATAGAGATGGTCTATGAGGTTAAGCCATTAACCcaagatgaagctctttttctcttttgtcgGAATGCCTTTAAAGATGATGAGTTGGAAGAAGATTTTTTAGAACTGTCCAAATGTTTCATCAGTTATGCAAGTGGTCTTCCATTAGCTCTTGAAACTTTAGGGTCTTTTTTGTACAAAAGAGGTCGAGATGAATGGAAGAGTGCACTAGATAAACTGAAGCAAGCTCCTAATACGAAAATTTTTGACACATTGAAAATAAGTTATGATGGACTAGATGAGTTTGATAAGAGAATCTTCCTTGACATTGCATGTTTCCATAACTTTCGTGAAAAGGAGCAAGTAATTGAAAGACTAGAAAACTGTGGCTTTGTTGGCGCTCGCATTGTGATCGAAGTTCTTATTGAGAAATCTCTCTTGTATAAATCATACAAGTATGTGTCTATGCATGATTTGATACAAGAAATGGCATGGGCGATTGTTCGACAAGAGTCTTACGATGAGCCAGGTGGTCGTAGTCGGTTGTGGCTTCCTCATGATATCTTGCACGTGCTCACAAAGAATACG GGATCAGAGGCAATTGAAGGCATAGTCTTACGCTTGAGTGAATTTGTAGAGGCACACTGGAATCCTGAAGCATTCACTAAGATGTGTAAGCTGAGGTTGCTCGACATTCATAATGTGAGCCTTTCTAAGGGCCCCAAGTATCTTCCGAATGCTTTAAGAGTTCTCAAATGGAGCTGGTATCCCTCCAAATGTCTACCACCAATTTTTCAACCGGATGAACTTACAATACTTAGTCTGCAGCATAGCAAAATCGATCACCTTTGGGATGGAATCAAG TGCTTGGGCAAGTTGAAGTCTATCGATCTTAGTTACTCCCACAACTTGACAAGGACCCCAGATTTCACAGGTATTCAAAATCTCGAGGAGCTGGTTCTTCAAGGTTGTACAAATTTAGTTAAGATTCATTCATCTGTTGCAGTTCTCAAAAGGCTTAGACTTCTAAATCTTAAAGACTGTAAAAGTGTTAAGAGTCTCCCAAACAAGGTAGAAATGAAATCTCTTGAAGTATTTCATATTTCTGGCTGCTCAAAAGTGAAAAAGATTCCAGAATTTGTTGGagaaatgaaaaatttctcgacgcttTCTTTAAGCGAAACTGGTGTTCAGGAAATACCTTCCTCAGTTATACGTTGGAGTTTGGAGAGGATTGATTTAAGTGGAATTGCTTTGAGAGAGACGGAATCCTCCCTGGTTTCAGTGAAAAATTTGGTACTATCAAATTTTCTTGGATGTAATGCACCACCAGCTAGATCATGGCGTTCCTTCTTCACTTTTGGCGAATTTCCAGCAAAGATTTCTCACCCTGCGAGTGTGGTCTTAGCTTCGTTGAAAGATTTATGTTTTCTGAAGGAATTAAATCTGACGGACTGCAATCTTTGTGAAGGAGCAATTCCCGATGATATTGGTTCCTTGTCCTTTTTACGAGTTCTAATTCTTAGGGGCAACCAATTTGTTAGCCTTCCTGAAAGCATCAGCAGGCTTTCTGAGCTGCTCTGTATTAATTTGGAAAATTGCAAAAGGCTTAAACGACTGCCAAGAGTTCCATTAAACGGCAAATTACAAATACTCACGTATAATTGTACTTCCTTAGAAGTGCTCCCATGTTTACCACATCATTGCGGAATTCCGATGAAATTGGTTTTTGTCAAATGCCTCAATTATGGTTGCGGTGGCATAACTTTGCACTTTCTTTACAGACACGGAAGCATATTCGAAGAGAAGTGCATGTGCGAGTTGACGTGGAAAAGCAAATACGGGTACATTTCGAGATCGCCATTCGGTTCAGATACGGGATTCAAGTTGATGAGCAGATTCGGTCCAGGTACAAGATTGGGTAGTAACATGATGTATTCTTCGCCAGGTAGGAAAATGATGTATTCTTCGTCGGAGAGTAGACGTAAGCAATACGGTTTTTAG